The Fusarium poae strain DAOMC 252244 chromosome 2, whole genome shotgun sequence nucleotide sequence CGACAGCTTCTTGTAGTTCACGACGTCGCTCGCAGGAAACTGCAGCATCTCTTGATGTGTACACGTAGCCACACCGCTCAGCAGCGGAAGTAGGTAATGTGATATATAGCGTCTCGGTAATCGAATTCGGTCGAAGTATTCGGAGAGGGACTCGCTGTATCCAGTCGAGGTGGAGGTAGCATCGAGGGGCGCGACGAGGAAGCATGCGATGGTGAACCAGAATTGGCACACAATGAGGTATAGAATTTCGGTTATGTGTGCAATCAGGCCACGATTGCCAGGCCACGGCGGCGGCGTCTGGTGTAGGTTCGATGCATGAATGAAATAGCTCTCGTTGTCGCTGCCCTTGTGCGAGACAGTTCCATCGGACGTCGGGGTCGCTTTCGAGAATACGAAGAGGAATTTGATGGGGTGAAGCGGTATTTCTAAATGTTGGTACATGCGCATCAGGTGGTGATAGTAACCACCAGCGCTCGCGCGCATGGGTAGATCAATTCGTTCGGCATCGTTTGTGGTATCGTTTTTGACGGTGATAGAAGCTGAATCGAAGGAGAGACGGTCGGCCTAGAAGATACAAGAACAAACGTCATGTTAGCGAAGGATTCAAAAGGATTCAATTGCCTGTCGAGTCGAATAACTGACCTGTTCAAACACGGCTACATTATAGCGCTCATCGCCCTGCAACAAGTAACTGTTTGTTAGGCCTGCTAAGCCCGAGCCAATTATCGCACAGCGGTACTTTGCGCTGTCATTATGACGGTTTGGCGTGGAATGTTGTGCTTCCATTGAATAAAAGCCAGCCTCATATCGTGAACAAGCATGAACTCAATATTTTCTCACCACCCAAATTGAAGTGGCTGCAGCGAGCAGTTAATAAGGGTACCTAGTTTTCTTTACTCTTTGACTTAGTACTGTAAAAATCCACTCAGGGACCTTGACAGGGCAGATTTCATTGGGTAGATCACGATCTACTCAACAACCCACAGACCTACAAATCGAGCCGAGGCTGGTACTTTTCTCTCTGTGTCTTTTTTGCTTGCTTTTTTTGCTTGAGCATTCGGCGGTGTACAAGAGATTTAGCTGTGTTGCTTTTTATATAGAGTTTCGGCAGTTGAGAAAAGTCTATTCAACGCCCGTTTCTAAACCGCTGTTACATGAATCAGAGCAACATCTCAATATACATTCAACATTTGCTTGTGATTCTCAGCAAAAAGACAAGCTGAAAGGGTCCTCTCTTAAACAGGTAATCGACCATCTCTCATTGGAACCATTCTTAAGTGACCCACGTAGAATTTGCACCACCAGCGGACCAAATCTCTCAAAGAGGTACCACGCCGCGCGAACTAAATCAGAAAAGACAATTGAGAATCTGACATGATCCGGTCCTACCGAGTTACGGACTCCAACTTTAACTAAACTGCATTATATCGCACTCGAAACATCATGGACGTGTCGAACGCGCGCCCAATTGCTATATTGGCTGGGTACCTTCTGGCTTGCGCGATATTAGCAGTAATAAGCATCAGTACCATCTACCGCCAGGCTGTGTCTTCAAAAGCTGCATCGCGTCGTCGTTATGCAATCATCGTCTTCAGCGCTTTGGCTGCTTTGAGCCTTGCTACCACCTGGTACCACATGTTTTGTTTCTTCAAATGGTCTTATCAGCAATGGGAATCTACGCGTCTTGACAAGCTTGACGATGAGCTTCACCTTGGAGAATGGCTGCGGGACACCAAGCTTTTCAAGCAGGCTTGGGTATCAACTCTGGAGCAGCCTCAAAGAGTTTTCTGGTCGCTGCAGATATTTGCCTTCTGCGCGAATTGGAGCGTGACGCTGGCATGGCAAGGTAAGACACTAAACATGTTATTGAGCTGGGTATTAAATGCTGCCGTAGATACGAAAAGAAGGATCCCCCATCTTTGGATCTTTATGCTCCTGGGTCAAATTGTAGCTATTTCTTTTGCTGCGAACTTGTCTTTCTTGGCATTTCTTGTTTTCGAGGATCCGAATACGTCAACCATTACCTTTGAGCAGGAGAGgaccgtatcatcatcctcctcaaccaAGAGCCACTCACTACTACGCAAATCATGGCTTACAGTCCTAGCAGTTACAGTAGGCTGCGCCGTCGCCATCCCAAGCAGTCTTGATCACCCCAAATTCATGTATCTTCTCCTCGCTCCTCACGTTCTGGCCTTTGTGCCTCTACTCATGAACAAACTCATTGGTAGTCGAGAACCCGTGGTGATGGATGAACAACCACCACCAAGTCATCGGTCTGGTGTCAGGGCCATTATTGTTGGAATCTGCGTTTATTACTTACTCACTCCAGAAGGAAGTTCCTTGGGAGATGCCACGAGAGCTCTCTATGAGCATCCAGCTGTAAGCAGTGTTGGGTGGGATGTCATTTGCTGTTGGATTAGCTTCTCTGCTTGGCACCTTGTTGGATGGGCTGATGACTACGAGAAGAAATATGGCTTCCGCCCTGTTACTGTTGGGCCAGTTGAAGAGTAACACATATACTTTCTAGCCGGGAACGACAGATACTACATACACAATGATATCGTATCCGTTGTTATGTATCTAATATGCGCCACTCTTTCAGATCTGGCTATTCTATGTGTTATCAGTCTTCCAATTCGTTAGTGAAAGTGAATATTTACCGGATAGTTTCATACATCTTTGGCCACTAGCCTCTCCGCGAAACTATCAAATCATAGGTCTTGCTTGCATGGTTACTCAGTAATAAACCTCGAAGAATATGCATCCTCCGTcatcttgaacttgaacttgGCTTTCCCAAGATAACACGGAACACTCTTTTTCCGAGTTCATATTGACTTCATTCGCTGATATTACCTCTTGGGGATGAGGGACAGTAGTAACGCACGCACTTCAAAATATCAACTCTAAAACTCACTCAGTCGCAATAGCTAATTCTTGCTTACGCTCAGTCATATTGCTCCCTTGTACTTAGCATTGTAGCCTCGGCTGTTGCCAGATCGTCGCGGAAGTGCAAGGGCCATTATTGCCGTATTCTTTCAGGGTTTTAACCGACTGAGATCTTCATCTCGGTGTAAAGACTTGAAACAACTCAATTACCAAAGCACGACATTGCTTAACGAATTACCTTCCAAATCAGACTTCTAATGTGACAATAAAAGACCGATAGCATCATTGATAACAACCAGGAACTTTCACTTGTTGGTTTACTCTTGTTGGTTTGATGTCTTGGGCCGAGTAGCAGGGATCCCTTACGCAAAAAGCAAACCCAGCAAGAAAGAACCTGTCATCGTGTCAAGCTGCAGGTAATGCTAAATTAGAAGTCTTCTCCGCGTTCTCGGACCATTAGAGTGACCCATGCCCCTTGAGGATATAAGATCCGGGATTAATGTCTTGCTGTTGAGCTGACATTTATCGGATTTGCTTTTTCATGGCGAGACTTCGGAGAGTGGATGGATCCTCATGCATGCGCTCTATTGTTACATCAAGTCATTTGTTCCCCGCTCAATCCGGCGACGTTAATGGCGATCCACGAGACGCCTGCCTTGTTAGATAACCATCCTAGCTCACACTGAATTGCGAACGAGATTGTACAAATCGTAATGAAACCTGATAAGCGATCGTGGGGAGCCTAGCGTACAGAGCAGGTATCGAGAAGTGGGTGGAAACCACCGCAGTATGAGTGCATGGCTTGACCGCAAATTCACCTCGCAGTCAAGCAGCACTCATGGATGAGGAAGATTGATACAAATGAAAGAATTGATTGACTAGTCCATAAACTCATAATGCGTAAGTGAATGTAAGGTACATATAATAATACAAATCTGCCATTGGATCCCAGACGGCACTTGAATGAAAGAAAGTATCAGGTCAGCGCTGGCCAAGAAAACATCGCCAACTCCCCTCGCAACTGCCCCAGGCAGTTACCCATCCTTTTTGCCAATAGCCATGATATTCTAGTAAGGCTTTTGGCCAACCACATTACCAGCAGCGCTGTATCGAGCGACTGTATACCTATGACACAATACATTAGCGTAGAACAATAGAAGAGAACGTGTGTGTCTATTACCAGGCACCCTTTTTATCTTTAGCTGCTGCTATACCGACCTTGGTAGATTTCTCCCAAACGCATTGGGCTATTGTACTCGTTAGTGATGAATTGAGTCAGGTGAGCTAGGAAGCTTACTGTAATGGCCGTAACCAGAGAAATCACCTTTGGGAATCTTCTCTCCCTTGTACTTCTTCTTTTCGTTGAGCCTGTGACATCCATTAGCCATGTCAAGGTATAATTTTGAAAGATTAGCTTACCAAGTCTTAGTTCCTGCAGTCATGGGGTTCTTGAATCCGTCGCTAGACCAAGCATACGCAAGATTCTCACCCTGACCAGGACGAGTCTTGCCTTCGGAGTGAACCATCTTTCCGGCCTTTGCAATCTTCTTTGCATAAGCCAGGGCATCAGCTTCAAGTTTGGTGTCCCACTTGAGCTCAGCGACCTTGACTTTCTTGCGAGCAGCATTGTGGAGACTAAGGGACTCCTTCTGGTCAGAGGTGATGGCTCTGGAGAAAAGTTGGTGCAAAACGCTGCGCTTTTCATTGCTGTCAgagtcatcatcgtcctcctcttcagTCTGGTTGCCCTTGTCATGGCAGACGACTGGGTCGACTCCGAGCTGCATAAAACTTGTGTCGGCAGCTAGGACATGGTAGTTGGGTTGCGGGTCACTAGGTATTTTGTAGTCATTATCGACACTGATCTTAGCCTTTACGCTCTTCTTAGAGTCGTCAGAATCTCGAAAACCGAAGAGGCCATCGCTTCCATAAGTGAGATCTATGTCGGCTACTTTGTCCGTAGCTGGTGCAGCTAGCACTCCAGAGAAAGAGGACAGCGCTAGTAACAGCGACACGACAGAAGAAGATTGAAGTAGAAGCATTTTATATTCCTTGTTGAAGAGTCTTGTTTAATGATGTGGAGGTATTCTGTTGcgttggtggtgatggttcGATCCTCTTCACCTCGACCTGTTGATCTTTATATATCCGTAAAATGATAGACGTTTGCCGTCAACGGCGATATTCGTGCTATAATTCTAAGTTATCGTTCTGACGTCGATGCGTGGCGTTGAGATGCGGATGGATCAGTCTCCGTGAGATCGGCGACCCTTGGGGACCCTTCTCAAGATGACAAGCCCAAACCTAAATACTCAGGAACAAGCATCAAAGCGACTTGACCTTTGGCGTTTTTAATCTTCTGGCTTTTGACTTTTTCTGTTCCTGGTGGTGTAAGTTCACGCATCCAGAGTATGCTGGCCTGCGTGGAAATTCCGTAGAATGTCTCAGCTGTTTGCAACTATCGAATGTTCGGTCCCTCGAAAGCATTCAATCAACAATATTGGCATCTTCCATCTTAAGGGATGCTTTCGCACAATACCCTTTGTTCTATCCAATTATGGCTAAACTGGGGAAGTGGCAAGTATCTGAAGTCCCTTGATCTCAACCAGCACGCGCACGTCGTCAATCAGCGGCTGTCCAGGCACTGCATCTTACAAGATCTCTCTCAATTTCGCATGATGTGATTCATTCCATTTGAGAATGTGGATGCCAGGGCAAGACATCCTGTGGTAGTCAGCCTTACGTAAATAGTACTCTTAGCCGTTCACGGATGTAATGCATTCCAACGCCATGTCATTTCCAGTTTTTGCCCATTCTGTAACATTATCTCCCACAGCCAGATCAATATCTTGTCTTTCCACAAAATGAAACGAAATTCCAACAAAGCCATTGGTGCCAATGGGGGCTGTCAGCATGTCATTCACATATCTACGACAGTCCAATATCACTTTTGGCATTGCTGCTTTAGGCTGTGAAACCCACCACGTCCACCAACAAGGAATGCTATGCAAACCTTGTGTACAGCAAGCTTATCAACTTGACTGAAAACGGGTATTCGCCTCAGCGTCGTAACCGTTCAGCCTAAGAGTCTTGACGCAGGGGAATTCCAGGTAGACGGAGTGTGTCTCACAATAGTAGTTGCTGATCCTGGTGACGGCTGTCAACTTTAACGAGTAGTCTAAATGGGTGGATGTCGCTCGATAACCGCCGTTATGACAAGAAAGCATGATAAGTATTGAATTGCCACTAATACCCATGTCATAGATTGAATCTTGCACGACTTGTATTGTCACGTATAATGTATGTGCCCAACGTTTCGCATAAGTTTGATCGAAGAGTGATTACTGGTCTGACTATAACCTTTAGTCCTTTCCAGTGTGACTCTAGATGGCATGGTGATTACCCCGAACTGACTGCAGCTAACATGTACGTCATTTCAATGTGGACTTCCTGCTTGATGGAAAATTTAGTAGTTCTTGTAGTTTATAGTCTTTATGATTTGGTCGTTCCTTGAGAGTGGTTGACTAGTTTAAATACGACTCCCAGCCGGTCATGTCACCAGTCTCGAAATCGCCATTGGCAAGCCTGTCCATTCCGGTTGGTAACATAGTGACTGTAGAGATACCGTCGGTAGTAGCTGCAGGAACTGCCTACCATGATGTAACTGTAGCAAGAGGAGTTGTGGCGATGGTGTTGATCTACAGCCAGGTGAGCACGCGTTACTTTCGTATGCAACGACAAGAGAGTACCGCTGTAACTGTTTTTGTACTAACAACATTTGTGACGATGATAGTAAGTTCGGCACGTCGATACAGGCTGACAGGAGCATGCCTTAATACCATGGTCAGCTGGATAACCCTCAGGGTACCAGACAAATTgcactggaagcataagagacgaaattagtaggttagtttatgctccttagactataccccttagactatttatttctgtACCCTAAAACTTGGGCAGCCAAcctttctgctacccacttgATAAGTACCGCCCTTCGTCATGCATTTCGGTGGGTTTGAAACTACTTGAGGTTTGGCAGCGCCGACAGCATCATCCATAACAACGGCGGTGGTATAGACCTCGGTGACTTGAGCTGGTGACAGTTGTACTCTCCAAAGTCGTAGTTTTTGCTTTGTCAGTCCACGCTTGTATacatgatgatggatttGACTCACATGGAAACTTTATCAGGTCATGCATGGATGTCTTGTTGTCAGGTTGTCTTAGTGGAGCTGCAATTGGGTTAATACTGGTGCTTCACCTATAGAGATGAGACCTGGTTCAATAGTGTGTTCGATAGTTAATCTGTTTATTCTTCAGTCTCCCGCATCAACTCTTCATGTCACCACTTTCTACGAGTCTCACCCCTGGACTGCGACTATATTCGTGGGCGTAGGTTGGTTCGTAACTATCTAGTGTCTCCTTATAGTGTTAGTCACTTGTGCACACTGTCGTGATAAGATATGACGCTGAGAAGATAAAGAAATGCGGCAAGATGCACTACTTATCGGTTATCAGTTGAGCGTTATCGAAAATCTCGTGACTAAGCCGATTTGTCGCACTGTCTTGAAATCATACGCTGTAGGGTAAACTCGGAAGAATTATCATCTTAATTTGCAGATTCAGAAGATAAATCGTGTTACATCAGAAAGTTTCAATAGGTTTATTGTTTTATGGTCAGTTCTCTAATGCATAGATATCTACTGATTGGGCGGATTGTCCGCGGTACTTTTGTTAAAATGAATGATATCGAGTTAGACTCCAGGTGCTAGTGATTTGGTGGTGGCCCTTCCTCGTATGGATCTGTTTCAGTaagcttgttcttcttcctctagaCCACCTATCTCAATTCTCCAGTTTGAATAAACTATTACCGAATGTTTCCAACTGCTAAAGTGATCCCTGCATGCTTAAATGAATACGGTCCGGAGTACTGGTTCGGCAAAGCAATGAATGATACAAGGATGTGAGTCGTTGGGCAGAAAGCGGGGAAGTATTCACAATCAGTAAGTACATGCCTCATTTCACACTTGAGCTGTTTGACTAACGAGCTTGTAAGCAATTTAAAATGTAACAAGATACAccattatatttaattaacaAATGAGTCAAGCGGATTTCTGTATCTTCATCCCACCCAACCTCAATTGGCGTGGGTTATCACCGTTGATAACGTTGCAACGTCTTTCAATCGATAGATCCTGGCCCCAGGCGACAAGCACTTCGTGGGGTAACATTCAATTGACTTGCACAGAAGCAAATCAAGTGCTTCTAAATATCCCATCACATGTAAGCACTTTCCAATTGCCTTATCGTATGTTTTAAAAGAGATACACAGCGGAAGGAGGCTGAATCTGATGTGGTCGAGATCCATCTCATGTAGAGCTTAGTGAGAATTGAGGGTGCGCATCTCCGCGGCAGTGTCAATTAATGAATAATGAGACACGAAAAATCAATTTAATTCTTATCTTGTTGCAGTACATTACCCTTCGCCGCCGGCCAGTCACAGATGCATTTTCTTCTCCCCTCGCTACACAGTCTCAACTGATAAGGCTTCCGACGCTGGGGGTTAGCTGCAGCTCTTGACCAATCATGTCCATGGCGGGGACTTTCTTATCATGGTGAACCCATGGGGAAATTCTTATCGAGATGCTTATCTACGCCCGCCGGCATTGAAAGAATTAACTATCACAGGGTTGCAGAAATGATGCAGAGATGAATACTCTGTAGTAcctagttatatatatatgaatGTGGTGATCTGGAAGACAAAAGAGCATTACTGCTCAAGGTCGTCGTGATAGACTCATAAAATTGATCCAGCCTTATACCGCTCTGCAAAAACATCACAATGGCCGGCGGTGGTGGTCCTTCGTCCGGTACAGTAGAGCCTCCTCTGAGTCAAGCTTACGGTTATGGAATCGTAGTTGGGCTGGGCTTTCTATTTGCCCTCGGCATGATCTTTACTACTTATGTTTTGAAAAAGTACAACCATGAGAAGCAGACTTC carries:
- a CDS encoding hypothetical protein (TransMembrane:7 (o12-33i45-66o114-133i145-169o200-217i224-241o261-278i)), with translation MDVSNARPIAILAGYLLACAILAVISISTIYRQAVSSKAASRRRYAIIVFSALAALSLATTWYHMFCFFKWSYQQWESTRLDKLDDELHLGEWLRDTKLFKQAWVSTLEQPQRVFWSLQIFAFCANWSVTLAWQDTKRRIPHLWIFMLLGQIVAISFAANLSFLAFLVFEDPNTSTITFEQERTVSSSSSTKSHSLLRKSWLTVLAVTVGCAVAIPSSLDHPKFMYLLLAPHVLAFVPLLMNKLIGSREPVVMDEQPPPSHRSGVRAIIVGICVYYLLTPEGSSLGDATRALYEHPAVSSVGWDVICCWISFSAWHLVGWADDYEKKYGFRPVTVGPVEE
- a CDS encoding hypothetical protein (SECRETED:SignalP(1-24)) — translated: MLLLQSSSVVSLLLALSSFSGVLAAPATDKVADIDLTYGSDGLFGFRDSDDSKKSVKAKISVDNDYKIPSDPQPNYHVLAADTSFMQLGVDPVVCHDKGNQTEEEDDDDSDSNEKRSVLHQLFSRAITSDQKESLSLHNAARKKVKVAELKWDTKLEADALAYAKKIAKAGKMVHSEGKTRPGQGENLAYAWSSDGFKNPMTAGTKTWLNEKKKYKGEKIPKGDFSGYGHYTQCVWEKSTKVGIAAAKDKKGAWYTVARYSAAGNVVGQKPY